The Streptomyces pactum genome contains a region encoding:
- a CDS encoding 5'-3' exonuclease, with the protein MLLDTASLYFRAYFGVPDSVKAPDGTPVNAVRGLLDFIDRLVKDHRPDHLVACMDADWRPHWRVELIPSYKAHRVAEERPAGPDTEEVPDTLSPQVPVIEAVLDALGIARVGVAGYEADDVIGTYTARATGPVDIVTGDRDLYQLVDDARGVRVLYPIKGVGTLALTDEATLREKYGVDGRGYADLALLRGDPSDGLPGVAGIGEKTAAKLLAEFGDLAGIQAAVDDPRAKLTPSQRKRLTEARPYLAVAPKVVRVADDVPLPDVGTTLPRAPRDAAALDALAARWGLGGSLERLLTTLTT; encoded by the coding sequence ATGCTTCTCGACACCGCCTCCCTCTACTTCCGCGCCTACTTCGGCGTACCGGACTCCGTGAAGGCCCCCGACGGCACGCCGGTGAACGCCGTGCGCGGACTCCTCGACTTCATCGACCGCCTGGTGAAGGACCACCGGCCCGACCACCTGGTCGCCTGTATGGACGCCGACTGGCGCCCGCACTGGCGGGTGGAGCTGATCCCCTCCTACAAGGCGCACCGCGTCGCCGAGGAGCGCCCGGCGGGCCCGGACACCGAGGAGGTGCCGGACACGCTCTCCCCGCAGGTGCCGGTCATCGAGGCCGTCCTCGACGCGCTCGGCATCGCCCGCGTCGGCGTGGCCGGGTACGAGGCGGACGACGTCATCGGCACGTACACGGCGCGGGCGACGGGCCCGGTCGACATCGTCACCGGCGACCGGGACCTCTACCAGCTCGTCGACGACGCCCGCGGCGTGCGCGTGCTGTACCCGATCAAGGGCGTCGGCACGCTCGCCCTCACCGACGAGGCGACGCTGCGCGAGAAGTACGGCGTCGACGGCCGCGGGTACGCCGATCTGGCGCTGCTGCGGGGCGACCCGAGCGACGGCCTGCCGGGCGTCGCGGGCATCGGCGAGAAGACGGCGGCCAAGCTGCTGGCCGAGTTCGGGGACCTGGCCGGGATCCAGGCGGCCGTCGACGACCCGAGGGCGAAGCTCACGCCCTCGCAGCGCAAGCGGCTGACCGAGGCCCGGCCGTACCTCGCGGTCGCCCCGAAGGTCGTCCGGGTCGCCGACGACGTCCCGCTGCCGGACGTCGGCACCACGCTGCCGCGCGCTCCGCGAGACGCCGCGGCGCTGGACGCACTGGCGGCCCGCTGGGGTCTGGGCGGATCCCTGGAGCGACTGCTGACGACACTCACCACCTGA
- a CDS encoding helical backbone metal receptor has translation MRVVSLVPSLTEAVARTVPGALVGATDWCSHPAGLDVVRVGGTKNPGTERIVALAPDLVIANEEENRAPDLDTLRAAGVEVLVTEVRTVPQALTELDRVLAACGAASRPRWLDDAEAAWSAPPAPSPERRSTAVVPVWRRPWMVLGRDTFAGDVLARLGVDHLYADHTERYPRIPVEELRAARPDVVVLPDEPYRFTADDGPEAFPGLSCALVDGRHLTWYGPSLAEAPRVLGAALRAARR, from the coding sequence GTGAGAGTGGTCTCCCTGGTGCCGTCGCTGACCGAGGCGGTGGCCCGTACGGTTCCCGGCGCCCTGGTGGGCGCCACCGACTGGTGCAGCCACCCGGCGGGCCTCGACGTCGTACGGGTCGGCGGCACGAAGAACCCGGGGACCGAGCGGATCGTCGCCCTGGCCCCCGACCTCGTGATCGCCAACGAGGAGGAGAACCGCGCCCCCGACCTGGACACGCTGCGCGCGGCCGGTGTCGAGGTGCTGGTGACCGAGGTGCGCACCGTGCCGCAGGCCCTCACCGAGCTGGACCGGGTACTGGCCGCCTGCGGTGCGGCGTCCCGGCCCCGGTGGCTGGACGACGCGGAGGCGGCCTGGTCGGCCCCGCCGGCCCCGTCGCCGGAGAGGCGCTCCACGGCCGTGGTGCCGGTGTGGCGCAGGCCCTGGATGGTGCTGGGACGCGACACGTTCGCGGGCGACGTCCTGGCCCGCCTCGGCGTCGACCACCTGTACGCCGATCACACCGAGCGTTACCCGAGGATCCCCGTCGAGGAGCTGCGGGCGGCCCGCCCCGACGTCGTGGTCCTGCCCGACGAGCCGTACCGCTTCACCGCCGACGACGGCCCCGAGGCCTTCCCCGGCCTGTCCTGCGCCCTCGTCGACGGACGGCACCTCACGTGGTACGGGCCGTCGCTGGCCGAGGCGCCCCGGGTGCTGGGCGCGGCCCTGCGAGCAGCGCGCCGCTGA
- a CDS encoding helix-turn-helix domain-containing protein, with product MGDHKDQHLRVGAAVRRRRRSLELTLAVVSERSGLSVPFLSQIENDRARPSQSSLEKVADALRTTAVELLAAADPACSVDVVRAEDPDPELAPKMRSLVRGHHQMHASEFTGDHDVGRELQHRNDQLMFVTEGAVEIEAEGRAYRLGRGDTLYLTGGVRHRWRATVPDTRLIVVAVAEHIEAVREGPRR from the coding sequence ATGGGCGACCACAAAGATCAGCACCTCCGGGTGGGCGCTGCCGTACGACGGCGACGCCGGTCCCTCGAACTGACCCTCGCCGTCGTGTCCGAGCGCAGCGGCCTGTCCGTGCCCTTCCTGAGCCAGATCGAGAACGACCGGGCGCGGCCCAGCCAGAGTTCCCTGGAGAAGGTGGCCGACGCCCTGCGCACCACCGCCGTGGAACTGCTCGCCGCCGCCGACCCCGCATGCAGCGTCGACGTGGTCCGGGCCGAGGACCCCGACCCCGAGCTGGCGCCCAAGATGCGCTCCCTGGTGCGCGGCCACCACCAGATGCACGCCTCCGAGTTCACCGGTGACCACGACGTGGGCCGGGAACTGCAGCACCGCAACGACCAGTTGATGTTCGTCACCGAGGGTGCCGTGGAGATCGAGGCCGAGGGCCGCGCCTACCGGCTGGGGCGCGGCGACACGCTGTACCTCACCGGTGGCGTGCGGCACCGGTGGCGGGCCACGGTGCCCGACACCCGGCTGATCGTGGTCGCCGTCGCCGAGCACATCGAGGCGGTCCGGGAGGGGCCGCGCCGGTGA
- a CDS encoding LysR family transcriptional regulator, translating into MSSSAGGTEGGQDAPGRHAAGSLAHRVPDLGAMELLLAVARLGSLGGAARELGVTQPAASSRIRSMERQLGVALVDRSPRGSRLTDAGALVTDWARRIVEAAEAFDAGAQALRDRRDSRLRVAASMTIAEYLLPGWLVALRAQLPDTAVSLLAGNSTVVAERLLSGEADLGFVEGVSVPAGLDSAVIAHDRLIVVTAPGHPWARRRRPLAAAELAATPLILREKGSGTRQVLDAALGGLARPLIELSSTTAVKAAAVSGAGPSVLSELAVGEELATRRLVSVPVADVALARDLRAVWPTGHRPTGPARQLLSLTRA; encoded by the coding sequence ATGAGCAGCAGTGCGGGCGGTACGGAGGGCGGGCAGGACGCACCGGGGCGGCACGCGGCGGGGTCACTGGCGCACCGGGTGCCGGATCTCGGGGCCATGGAGCTGCTGCTGGCGGTGGCGCGCCTGGGCAGCCTCGGCGGGGCGGCGCGCGAGCTGGGCGTCACGCAGCCGGCCGCCAGCAGCCGCATCCGCTCGATGGAGCGCCAGCTCGGGGTGGCCCTGGTGGACCGTTCGCCGCGAGGCTCCCGGCTCACCGACGCCGGTGCGCTGGTCACGGACTGGGCGCGCCGCATCGTGGAGGCGGCCGAGGCGTTCGACGCGGGCGCGCAGGCGCTGCGGGACCGGCGGGACTCCCGGCTGCGGGTGGCGGCGAGCATGACGATCGCCGAGTACCTTCTGCCGGGCTGGCTGGTCGCGCTGCGCGCCCAGTTGCCGGACACGGCGGTGTCGCTGCTCGCCGGGAACTCGACGGTGGTGGCGGAGCGCCTGCTGTCCGGTGAGGCCGACCTGGGCTTCGTGGAGGGGGTGAGCGTCCCGGCGGGCCTCGACTCGGCCGTCATCGCCCATGACCGGCTGATCGTCGTGACCGCACCGGGCCACCCGTGGGCCCGTCGCCGGCGCCCGCTCGCGGCGGCGGAACTGGCGGCCACCCCGCTGATCCTGCGGGAGAAGGGGTCGGGCACCCGGCAGGTCCTGGACGCGGCCCTGGGCGGTCTGGCCCGCCCCCTCATCGAACTGTCGTCGACCACGGCGGTGAAGGCGGCGGCCGTCAGCGGCGCGGGCCCGTCCGTCCTCAGCGAACTCGCCGTCGGCGAGGAGCTCGCCACCCGGCGCCTGGTGAGCGTGCCCGTGGCGGACGTCGCCCTGGCCCGCGACCTGCGCGCGGTATGGCCCACGGGCCACCGCCCGACGGGCCCCGCACGGCAACTGCTGTCACTGACGCGGGCGTAG
- a CDS encoding ABC transporter permease/substrate binding protein → MPRIPLGDWVNSAVDWLLDNVSWLFTFLKSIFTGAYDGINAVLQAPEPLLLAGIFAVVAFWLRGAFAGVLSFAGFAFIESLGLWENAMVTLALLLVATIIALVVSVPVGIWAARSDRVSSVVRPVLDFMQTLPAMIYLIPAILFFGTGSAPGIVATLIFALAPGVRMTELGIRQVDKELVEAAEAFGTTPRNTLLRVQLPLALPTVMAGVNQVIMLGLSMAAIAGMVGTGGLGGDVMESIGQLNVGLGAEAGVAIVILAIYLDRMTSALGTHVSPLGRRAAAKARAAKGLKIWSYRPQPQVAVIGIVILGLVAGGMGVFGGNADDSQTVAGGKNVGEGKKVSIGYIPWDEGVASTFLWKEILEQRGFEVEAKQFEAGPLYTALAQGNIDFQTDAWLPTTHEQYWKKYGKQLEDLGSWYDETSLELTVPAYMKDIDSLADLKGKGDLFGGKITGIEPSAGETHLLKTKILKEYGLDKEYKVVDSSTPAMLAELKRAYSKQEPIVVPLWSPHWAYNDYDLKKLKDPKGAWGKGDGVHTLSRKGFSDDNPVVTKWLKDFSMTEKQLTSLEAEINKAGKGNQQDAVRTWLKSNPGVVDKLAPVKGGAGATPAEAERPLDIAWFPWDEDIAVTYLWKNVLERRGYELNLKQMEVGPVYTGLASGDLDLNFDAWLPYAQKNYWDKHKDNLTDLGTWYEPTSLEIAVPSYVKDVKSLADLKGKADLFDGRIIGIEPGTGEMQLLKNEVMPGYGLEDEYKVVDGSTPAMLAELKRALAKKEPVAVTLWSPHWAYSEYELTKLKDPKKAFGEGNTIRTISSKAFPEQYPQLTEWIKGFHMSEDELGSLEAEIKNRGQGQEEEAVAAWLEEHPDMVGRMTPQ, encoded by the coding sequence GTGCCTAGAATCCCCCTCGGCGACTGGGTCAACAGCGCCGTCGACTGGCTGCTCGACAACGTCTCCTGGCTCTTCACCTTCCTGAAGAGCATCTTCACCGGCGCCTACGACGGCATCAACGCCGTCCTCCAGGCTCCCGAGCCGCTGCTGCTCGCCGGCATCTTCGCCGTGGTGGCCTTCTGGCTGCGCGGCGCGTTCGCCGGTGTCCTCTCCTTCGCCGGGTTCGCCTTCATCGAGTCCCTCGGTCTGTGGGAGAACGCGATGGTGACCCTGGCGCTCCTGCTGGTCGCCACGATCATCGCCCTGGTGGTCTCGGTGCCGGTCGGCATCTGGGCGGCCCGCTCCGACCGGGTGAGCTCCGTCGTCCGGCCGGTCCTGGACTTCATGCAGACGCTGCCCGCGATGATCTACCTCATCCCGGCCATCCTGTTCTTCGGAACCGGTTCCGCCCCGGGCATCGTGGCCACCCTGATCTTCGCGCTCGCCCCGGGCGTGCGCATGACCGAGCTGGGCATCCGCCAGGTCGACAAGGAACTGGTCGAGGCCGCCGAGGCATTCGGCACCACTCCCCGCAACACGCTGCTGCGGGTCCAGCTCCCGCTCGCGCTGCCCACGGTGATGGCCGGCGTCAACCAGGTCATCATGCTCGGTCTGTCCATGGCCGCGATCGCCGGCATGGTCGGCACCGGTGGCCTGGGCGGCGACGTCATGGAGTCCATCGGCCAGCTCAACGTGGGCCTCGGCGCCGAGGCCGGTGTCGCCATCGTGATCCTCGCGATCTACCTGGACCGCATGACCAGCGCGCTGGGCACGCACGTCTCTCCGCTGGGCCGCCGCGCCGCCGCCAAGGCCCGCGCCGCCAAGGGCCTGAAGATCTGGTCCTACCGGCCGCAGCCGCAGGTCGCCGTGATCGGCATCGTGATCCTCGGCCTGGTGGCCGGCGGGATGGGCGTCTTCGGCGGCAACGCCGACGACTCCCAGACGGTCGCCGGAGGCAAGAACGTCGGCGAGGGCAAGAAGGTCTCCATCGGCTACATCCCCTGGGACGAGGGCGTCGCCTCCACCTTCCTGTGGAAGGAGATCCTCGAGCAGCGCGGATTCGAGGTCGAGGCCAAGCAGTTCGAGGCCGGCCCGCTCTACACCGCGCTCGCGCAGGGCAACATCGACTTCCAGACCGACGCCTGGCTGCCGACCACCCACGAGCAGTACTGGAAGAAGTACGGCAAGCAGCTCGAGGACCTCGGCTCCTGGTACGACGAGACGTCGCTGGAGCTGACCGTCCCGGCGTACATGAAGGACATCGACTCCCTCGCGGACCTCAAGGGCAAGGGCGACCTCTTCGGCGGCAAGATCACCGGCATCGAGCCCAGCGCCGGTGAGACGCACCTCCTCAAGACCAAGATCCTCAAGGAGTACGGTCTCGACAAGGAGTACAAGGTCGTCGACAGCTCCACGCCGGCGATGCTGGCCGAGCTGAAGCGGGCCTACAGCAAGCAGGAACCGATCGTCGTCCCGCTCTGGTCCCCGCACTGGGCGTACAACGACTACGACCTGAAGAAGCTCAAGGACCCCAAGGGCGCCTGGGGCAAGGGCGACGGCGTGCACACGCTGTCGCGCAAGGGGTTCTCGGACGACAACCCGGTCGTCACCAAGTGGCTGAAGGACTTCTCGATGACCGAGAAGCAGCTCACCAGCCTCGAGGCCGAGATCAACAAGGCCGGCAAGGGCAACCAGCAGGACGCCGTCCGCACCTGGCTCAAGTCGAACCCCGGTGTCGTCGACAAGCTCGCCCCGGTCAAGGGCGGCGCCGGCGCCACGCCGGCCGAGGCCGAGCGCCCGCTGGACATCGCCTGGTTCCCCTGGGACGAGGACATCGCCGTCACGTACCTGTGGAAGAACGTCCTGGAGCGGCGCGGCTACGAGCTGAACCTGAAGCAGATGGAGGTCGGCCCGGTCTACACCGGCCTGGCCTCCGGCGATCTCGACCTCAACTTCGACGCCTGGCTGCCGTACGCCCAGAAGAACTACTGGGACAAGCACAAGGACAACCTCACCGACCTGGGCACCTGGTACGAGCCGACCTCCCTGGAGATCGCCGTTCCCTCGTACGTGAAGGACGTCAAGTCGCTCGCGGACCTCAAGGGCAAGGCCGACCTCTTCGACGGGAGGATCATCGGCATCGAGCCCGGCACCGGTGAGATGCAGCTCCTCAAGAACGAGGTCATGCCGGGCTACGGCCTGGAGGACGAGTACAAGGTCGTCGACGGCTCCACGCCGGCGATGCTGGCCGAGCTCAAGCGCGCCCTGGCCAAGAAGGAGCCGGTCGCGGTCACCCTCTGGTCGCCGCACTGGGCGTACAGCGAGTACGAGCTGACCAAGCTGAAGGACCCCAAGAAGGCCTTCGGCGAGGGCAACACGATCCGCACCATCTCCAGCAAGGCGTTCCCCGAGCAGTACCCGCAGCTCACCGAGTGGATCAAGGGCTTCCACATGAGTGAGGACGAGCTCGGCAGCCTGGAGGCCGAGATCAAGAACCGCGGTCAGGGCCAGGAGGAGGAAGCCGTGGCGGCCTGGCTGGAGGAGCACCCGGACATGGTCGGGCGGATGACCCCGCAGTAG
- a CDS encoding TDT family transporter yields MVTAAQPLSPPAAPARRVPSVRHLGPNWYACVMGTAVVGTAGAGLPWRAPGLGAVCTALWALSLVLLAVLLVARSLHWRHHRDQARTHLLDPAAAPFYGCLSMALLAVGGGALTVGRDWIGTRAAVALDTVLFGAGTVIGLSAAVAVPYLMAVRHRTEPGQASPVWLLPLVAPMVSAAVGPLLVPHLPPGQSRETLLLACVALFGASLLATLVTLPVIFGRLLTGGPLPLALTPSLFLVLGPLGQSTTAVGQFADVAPGVVPAPYAEGFGVLAVLYGVPVMGFALMWLCLATAHVVRARREGMGFSMTWWSFTFPVGTCVTGSQALARHTGLTAYDGLTVVLYAVLVAAWAVAAVHTARGVVSGALLAGPRPAPGAPRPATARTT; encoded by the coding sequence ATGGTCACCGCAGCCCAGCCTCTGTCTCCCCCCGCCGCTCCGGCCCGGCGCGTCCCGTCCGTCCGTCATCTCGGGCCCAACTGGTACGCCTGCGTCATGGGCACCGCCGTCGTCGGTACCGCGGGAGCCGGGCTTCCTTGGCGGGCACCCGGACTGGGCGCCGTCTGCACCGCGCTCTGGGCGCTGTCCCTCGTCCTGCTGGCGGTCCTGCTGGTGGCCCGGTCCCTGCACTGGCGCCACCACCGCGACCAGGCCCGCACCCACCTGCTCGACCCGGCGGCGGCCCCCTTCTACGGCTGTCTGTCGATGGCCCTGCTGGCCGTCGGCGGGGGCGCCCTGACCGTCGGGCGGGACTGGATCGGCACCCGGGCCGCGGTCGCGCTGGACACCGTGCTGTTCGGCGCCGGTACGGTCATCGGGCTCTCGGCGGCGGTCGCCGTGCCGTACCTGATGGCCGTACGCCACCGGACAGAGCCGGGGCAGGCCAGCCCCGTGTGGCTGCTGCCGCTCGTCGCGCCGATGGTGTCCGCGGCCGTCGGACCGCTGCTGGTCCCGCACCTCCCGCCGGGGCAGTCCCGAGAGACGCTGCTGCTCGCCTGTGTCGCGCTGTTCGGGGCGAGTCTGCTGGCGACCCTGGTGACGCTGCCGGTGATCTTCGGCCGGCTGCTCACCGGCGGTCCGCTGCCGCTGGCGCTCACTCCGTCGCTGTTCCTGGTGCTGGGACCGCTCGGGCAGTCGACCACCGCCGTCGGGCAGTTCGCGGACGTGGCCCCGGGGGTGGTCCCGGCCCCGTACGCCGAGGGCTTCGGGGTGCTCGCCGTCCTGTACGGCGTTCCGGTCATGGGTTTCGCGCTGATGTGGCTGTGTCTCGCCACCGCGCACGTCGTGCGGGCCCGCCGGGAGGGCATGGGCTTCTCGATGACGTGGTGGTCGTTCACCTTCCCGGTGGGCACCTGTGTGACCGGCTCGCAGGCGCTGGCACGGCACACGGGGCTCACCGCCTACGACGGGCTCACCGTCGTCCTGTACGCCGTCCTCGTCGCGGCCTGGGCCGTCGCCGCCGTGCACACCGCGCGGGGCGTGGTCAGCGGCGCGCTGCTCGCAGGGCCGCGCCCAGCACCCGGGGCGCCTCGGCCAGCGACGGCCCGTACCACGTGA
- a CDS encoding gamma-glutamyl-gamma-aminobutyrate hydrolase family protein produces MAGRPLIGVSTYLESGARWGVWELEAALLPAGYPRLVQRAGGLAAMLPPDAPEHAAAAVARLDGLVIAGGPDVEPVRYGAEPGPRTGPPARARDTWELALIEAALATHVPLLGICRGMQLLNVALGGTLVQHIEGHAEAVGVFGGHPVRPVPGSLYAGVVPEELFVPTYHHQAVDRIGAGLVASAHAADGTVEALELPSGPGWVLGVQWHPEMGRDVRVMRALVQAAGPA; encoded by the coding sequence ATGGCGGGCAGGCCGCTGATCGGCGTCAGCACGTACCTGGAGTCCGGGGCGCGCTGGGGCGTGTGGGAGCTGGAGGCGGCACTGCTGCCGGCCGGATATCCGCGGCTCGTGCAGCGGGCGGGGGGACTGGCCGCGATGCTTCCGCCGGACGCGCCGGAGCACGCCGCCGCCGCCGTCGCCCGCCTCGACGGGCTGGTGATCGCGGGCGGTCCGGACGTGGAGCCGGTCCGCTACGGCGCCGAACCCGGCCCGCGCACCGGCCCGCCCGCCCGGGCCCGGGACACCTGGGAACTGGCGCTCATCGAGGCGGCCCTGGCCACGCACGTCCCGCTGCTGGGCATCTGCCGGGGCATGCAGCTCCTCAACGTCGCCCTGGGCGGGACCCTCGTCCAGCACATCGAGGGCCACGCCGAGGCGGTGGGCGTGTTCGGCGGCCACCCGGTCAGGCCGGTGCCGGGATCGCTGTACGCCGGCGTCGTGCCCGAGGAGCTGTTCGTGCCGACCTACCACCACCAGGCGGTGGACCGGATCGGCGCCGGTCTCGTCGCGTCGGCCCACGCCGCGGACGGCACCGTGGAGGCCCTGGAGCTGCCGTCCGGGCCGGGCTGGGTCCTCGGCGTGCAGTGGCATCCGGAGATGGGCCGGGACGTACGGGTGATGCGAGCCCTGGTGCAGGCGGCGGGCCCGGCCTGA
- a CDS encoding FadR/GntR family transcriptional regulator — MPEETGGSVTDRLAPVLRTVRAGNGFEEALEQILQVVRLGLVSGGERLPAERELAERLGISRVTLREVLRVLQDQGLVEARRGRYGGTFVLPRADAGGEDELRRRVAGVDLEDVLRFREVLEVGAAGLCAAHGPADADAGAARLREALAGTRDAPLAEYRRLDTRLHLTLAGLCGSPALAAQYAAVRATLNDLLDCIPLLVRNLEHSQRQHTALVEAVLDGDADGAREIAREHCAGTAALLRGFLA; from the coding sequence ATGCCGGAGGAAACCGGCGGGAGCGTGACGGACCGGCTCGCACCGGTGCTGCGGACGGTGCGGGCCGGCAACGGCTTCGAGGAGGCACTGGAGCAGATCCTCCAGGTCGTCAGGCTGGGCCTGGTGTCGGGGGGCGAGCGGCTGCCGGCCGAGCGGGAGCTGGCGGAGCGGCTGGGGATCAGCCGGGTGACGCTGCGCGAGGTGCTGAGGGTGCTCCAGGACCAGGGGCTGGTGGAGGCCCGGCGCGGCCGGTACGGCGGAACGTTCGTGCTGCCGCGTGCGGACGCGGGCGGCGAGGACGAGCTGCGGCGCCGGGTCGCCGGGGTCGACCTCGAGGACGTGTTGCGCTTCCGGGAGGTGCTGGAGGTGGGCGCGGCCGGGCTGTGCGCGGCGCACGGGCCGGCGGACGCGGACGCGGGGGCGGCGCGGCTGCGCGAGGCGCTGGCCGGCACGCGGGACGCGCCGCTGGCGGAGTACCGCCGGCTGGACACGCGGCTGCATCTCACCCTCGCCGGGCTGTGCGGCTCACCGGCCCTGGCGGCGCAGTACGCGGCCGTCCGCGCCACCCTCAACGACCTGCTGGACTGCATCCCGCTGCTGGTGCGCAACCTGGAGCACTCCCAGCGGCAGCACACCGCGCTGGTGGAGGCCGTGCTCGACGGGGACGCGGACGGGGCGCGGGAGATCGCACGGGAGCACTGCGCGGGGACGGCGGCGCTGCTGCGCGGGTTCCTGGCGTGA
- a CDS encoding quaternary amine ABC transporter ATP-binding protein, whose product MSARLEAENLYKVFGKKPDQAVERLRQGTEREELRADGTTAAVIDASFTVEPGEIFVVMGLSGSGKSTLLRMLNGLSEPTAGRVRFGGQDLTELSDRGLREVRSRQISMVFQHFALFPHRSVRDNAAYGLEVQGVPRAERERRADEALALCGLAGWEKSWPDELSGGMQQRVGLARALATDADLLLMDESFSALDPLIRRDMQDQLLDLQKTLKKTIVFITHDLNEAMRLGDRIAVMRDGRIVQIGTAQDILIRPANEYVASFTKDVDRSRVLTTSTVMETELRGDEADCGCETATPDTSFAELCAISARVSHSVAVLDADRRLVGVVPARRLVGFLGDDEDTVPGVCDTPRDKGGEKVMSRA is encoded by the coding sequence GTGTCAGCCAGGCTAGAGGCCGAAAACCTGTACAAGGTCTTCGGCAAGAAACCGGACCAGGCAGTCGAGCGACTGCGCCAGGGAACCGAGCGGGAGGAGCTGCGCGCCGACGGCACCACGGCCGCCGTCATCGACGCGTCCTTCACCGTGGAACCCGGCGAGATCTTCGTGGTCATGGGCCTGTCCGGGTCCGGCAAGTCCACGCTCCTGCGCATGCTCAACGGTCTGTCGGAGCCGACCGCCGGGCGTGTCCGCTTCGGGGGACAGGACCTGACCGAACTCAGCGACCGCGGACTGCGCGAGGTCCGCTCCAGGCAGATCAGCATGGTCTTCCAGCACTTCGCGCTCTTCCCGCACCGCAGCGTCCGTGACAACGCTGCCTACGGTCTCGAAGTGCAGGGCGTGCCCCGCGCCGAGCGCGAACGCCGCGCCGACGAGGCGCTCGCCCTGTGCGGCCTGGCCGGCTGGGAGAAGTCCTGGCCCGACGAGCTGTCCGGCGGTATGCAGCAGCGTGTGGGTCTCGCCCGCGCGCTCGCCACGGACGCCGACCTGCTGCTGATGGACGAGTCCTTCAGCGCCCTCGACCCGCTGATCCGCCGCGACATGCAGGATCAGTTGCTCGACCTGCAGAAGACCCTGAAGAAGACCATCGTCTTCATCACCCACGACCTGAACGAGGCCATGCGCCTGGGCGACCGCATCGCCGTGATGCGCGACGGCCGGATCGTGCAGATAGGCACCGCACAGGACATCCTGATCCGCCCCGCCAACGAATACGTCGCCTCCTTCACCAAGGACGTCGACCGTTCGCGCGTGCTCACCACGAGCACCGTCATGGAGACGGAGCTGCGTGGCGACGAGGCCGACTGCGGCTGCGAGACCGCCACGCCCGACACGTCGTTCGCGGAGCTGTGCGCGATCAGCGCCCGCGTGTCCCACTCGGTGGCGGTGCTCGACGCCGACCGCCGGCTCGTCGGCGTCGTCCCGGCCCGGCGGCTCGTCGGCTTCCTCGGCGACGACGAGGACACGGTCCCCGGTGTCTGCGACACCCCGCGGGACAAGGGCGGCGAGAAGGTGATGTCCCGTGCCTAG